A window from Solanum stenotomum isolate F172 chromosome 7, ASM1918654v1, whole genome shotgun sequence encodes these proteins:
- the LOC125871552 gene encoding LOW QUALITY PROTEIN: uncharacterized protein LOC125871552 (The sequence of the model RefSeq protein was modified relative to this genomic sequence to represent the inferred CDS: deleted 1 base in 1 codon) gives MSLSRLLSLKLRPLINTVECRRWCSSVNGKGEISQPLKKSEVVEQLKARDVEITEKKLMTENEEVFPRETRVQKEVDPWNSLVAAFQITKKKIFGNILEQKSSSSHALTSTSDLKDSDNVVSAYSHDSGSMNNLKSTIHSEKTSITNMEENIDSKTSLSSFIAVEIVNMKNTSNTVVTEELLNISSKECEGSTDYGVNDMSGASSICGKADSNDGVQLINDFRHSEFVKKDREQLLAEEASSSVQISSGEEILSKSEDACIVEHRMQIEIPRTSHRISANKSGSTASESQEEDIMKKFKFSINQIIAPKSEKSVPREFEHLNETSQNTFGKSGDIKGLIECIRVLPPQNHSVVRPEEIVVDRSVDRYSERKASNSTQAQTNKQSTDRKKRKTSSQGVIGKKGGISSEVVEDLNLGDXHSVVRPEEIVVDRSVDRYSERKASNSTQVQTNKQSTDRKKRKTSSQGVIGKKGGISSEVVEDLNPGDVRTEIRNTAPRDFFKSIETKEITSLREKGNLNKDEDASLSENLSDENKMTIKFVNVKATEQDVCDGFKGCGAITKVVFPSVISTNYKVAHIYFESKKGKQKALKWSDTVIRNVVVVEATFPPKGRERMCIPDLIGHPEFPTSLVKHPSRTVMIKELKHNVSFHDIEEALAFCGSNITGIFFGSSSSVAYVEFETVEGKEIAIAKHSLIMLGETLSILRIDAPRTTIVRISNIPVPSRAKVISFCKKLGQTRQFFTKAFGVMDVHFKFADWPRMLEIINRLNGIEVDGQQLVAKPAPIYPPDVLKVLWSQPEGRKHLKTTFNSLLQKVGGGSTVGLTELVDKFYADVQET, from the exons ATGTCCCTCTCTCGTCTTCTTTCACTCAAATTGCGACCGTTAATCAACACAGTAG AATGTAGAAGATGGTGTTCTTCCGTGAATGGTAAGGGTGAAATTTCACAGCCGTTGAAGAAATCAGAAGTGGTGGAGCAGCTGAAAGCCAGGGATGTGGAGATAACTGAAAAGAA GCTTATGACTGAAAATGAAGAGGTCTTTCCTAGAGAAACACGTGTCCAGAAGGAAGTAGATCCGTGGAATAGTTTGGTAGCGGCCTTtcaaataactaaaaagaagATATTTGGAAATATTTTGGAGCAGAAGAGCAGTAGCTCTCATGCGTTAACTTCCACTTCTGATCTTAAGGATTCTGATAATGTTGTATCTGCTTATAGCCATGATAGTGGAAGTATGAATAATCTTAAGAGTACAATTCATTCAGAAAAGACATCTATaacaaatatggaagaaaatattGACAGTAAAACATCTCTGTCTTCTTTTATAGCTGTTGAGATTGTTAATATGAAAAACACTTCAAATACAGTTGTGACTGAGGAATTGCTAAATATCTCTTCAAAAGAATGTGAAGGAAGCACTGACTACGGGGTAAATGACATGTCTGGTGCATCATCTATCTGTGGAAAAGCCGATTCCAACGACGGTGTTCAACTGATTAATGATTTCCGTCATTCAGAGTTCGTTAAGAAAGATAGAGAGCAATTGCTAGCTGAGGAAGCATCATCAAGTGTACAAATCAGTTCTGGCGAAGAGATCCTGTCAAAATCTGAGGACGCATGTATCGTAGAACATCGGATGCAAATTGAGATACCTAGGACATCACATAGAATTTCTGCAAATAAATCTGGTTCAACTGCATCTGAAAGCCAGGAGGAGGACATTATGAAGAAGTTCAaatttt CAATCAATCAGATCATTGCCCCAAAGAGTGAAAAATCTGTACCTAGAGAGTTTGAGCACCTTAATGAAACTTCTCAGAATACTTTCGGCAAGAGTGGCGACATAAAGGGCTTAATAGAATGTATTAGGGTGCTCCCTCCTCAGAATCATTCTGTTGTTAGGCCTGAGGAAATTGTTGTTGACAGAAGTGTTGACAGATATAGTGAAAGAAAGGCAAGTAACAGCACCCAAGCACAAACTAACAAGCAGTCAACTGacaggaaaaaaagaaagacttcATCTCAGGGTGTGATTGGAAAGAAGGGTGGGATATCTAGCGAAGTCGTTGAAGATCTCAACCTTGGTGAT ANTCATTCTGTTGTTAGGCCTGAGGAAATTGTTGTTGACAGAAGTGTTGACAGATATAGTGAAAGAAAGGCAAGTAACAGCACCCAAGTGCAAACTAACAAGCAGTCAACTGacaggaaaaaaagaaagacttcATCTCAGGGTGTGATTGGAAAGAAGGGTGGGATATCTAGCGAAGTCGTTGAAGATCTCAACCCTGGTGATGTAAGAACAGAGATCAGGAATACTGCACCTCGTGATTTCTTCAAGTCAATAGAAACTAAAGAGATTACATCTTTGAGGGAAAAGGGTAACCTGAACAAGGATGAGGATGCCTCTTTATCTGAAAACTTATCAGATGAAAACAAAATGACTATAAAGTTTGTGAATGTAAAAGCTACAGAACAGGATGTCTGTGACGGTTTCAAGGGTTGTGGGGCTATTACAAAGGTTGTGTTTCCAAGTGTCATATCAACTAATTATAAAGTTGCACACATTTATTTTGAG TCCAAAAAAGGAAAGCAAAAGGCTCTTAAATGGTCTGATACGGTCATTAGGAATGTAGTAGTTGTGGAGGCCACTTTTCCTCCAAAAGGGAGAGAGAGGATGTGTATACCTGATTTAATTGGTCATCCAGAATTTCCCACCTCATTAGTAAAGCATCCTTCAAGGACAGTTATGATAAAAGAATTGAAGCACAATGTGTCCTTTCATGACATCGAAGAAGCTCTAGCCTTCTGCGGAAGCAACATAACTGGAATTTTCTTTGGTTCGTCAAGCTCCGTtgcttatgtggaatttgag ACAGTAGAGGGCAAAGAAATTGCTATTGCGAAACATTCATTGATCATGCTTGGAGAGACACTATCAATCTTGCGAATCGATGCACCAAGAACAACCATTGTAAGGATATCAAATATCCCTGTCCCTTCCAGGGCCAAAGTGATCTCCTTTTGCAAAAAACTGGGACAGACTAGGCAATTCTTCACGAAAGCTTTTGGCGTCATGGACGTGCATTTCAAATTTGCTGACTGGCCAAGAATGTTAGAGATTATAAACAG GCTGAACGGAATTGAAGTAGATGGTCAGCAGTTGGTAGCTAAACCTGCACCGATCTATCCCCCGGATGTCCTTAAGGTTCTCTGGAGTCAACCAGAGGGGAGAAAGCATTTGAAAACCACATTCAACAGCTTGCTGCAGAAAGTAGGTGGAGGGAGTACAGTTGGTTTAACAGAACTTGTAGATAAATTTTATGCTGATGTACAAGAAACATAA